In Mycobacterium sp. Aquia_216, a genomic segment contains:
- a CDS encoding acyl-CoA dehydrogenase: protein MTLGLTPEQQDLSEAVGQFAARHAPIATTRDNFDALAAGKLPDWWDALVANGFHAVHLPEDRGGQGGQLIDAACVLESAGKALLPGPLLPTVATGAVALLADPTPAAESLICDLVSGAPAAIVLPGDADFQARADGQGWRVTGSSKVTAGACAARVILVGARTGDDEVIWMPVDTGQPAATVESVPGTDLVLDVGVLRLDGYRAAESDVLTGIDEDRAACAVVGLVASTTAGITQWCVDVVTAHLRTREQFGKVIGTFQALQHSAAMLLVNSELATAAAWDAVRAADESTDQHRLAAAGAATIAVSPVPDLVLDALTMLGAIGFTWEHDVHLYWRRAISLAGSIGPASRWARLLGQLGCAQQRDMSVNLGDAESEFRAWVAETLDAAEQLRNDTPAPHGDYEDQATGPQRTLIADAGLMAPHWPAPWGVDAGPLKQLIIDEEFAKRPGLVRPSLNIAEWILPSVLAAAPKELQESLIPATQRGDILWCQLFSEPGAGSDLASLTTRATKVDGGWRINGHKIWTSLAQYADLGALLARTDPEASKHRGIGYFILDMRSPGVEVQPIKTATGQAHFNEVFLNDAFVPDDMLLGGPTDGWSLAIATMAEERSAISGYVKFDRAVALRQLATEPGPERDDAERALGELDAYTNAIRALGVRETIRLLDGQASGPASSIAKVAMNVLLRRTFEETLRLTGQTVMVTDSEPAVVEPYLHLPAELIGGGTMEIQLNIIAQMILGLPRK from the coding sequence ATGACCCTGGGACTGACACCCGAGCAGCAGGATCTGAGCGAAGCCGTCGGGCAATTCGCCGCCCGGCACGCCCCGATCGCCACGACGCGCGACAACTTCGACGCCCTGGCAGCCGGCAAGCTCCCCGACTGGTGGGATGCGCTGGTCGCCAATGGCTTTCACGCAGTCCATCTGCCGGAGGATCGCGGAGGCCAGGGTGGACAGCTGATCGATGCGGCGTGCGTGCTCGAGTCGGCGGGTAAGGCGCTGCTGCCCGGCCCGCTGCTGCCCACCGTCGCAACTGGCGCCGTCGCGCTTCTTGCCGATCCGACGCCGGCCGCTGAATCGCTGATCTGCGATCTCGTTTCGGGCGCACCCGCCGCGATCGTCCTGCCCGGCGACGCAGATTTCCAGGCTCGCGCCGACGGTCAGGGATGGCGGGTCACCGGGAGTTCGAAGGTCACCGCGGGCGCATGTGCGGCACGCGTGATCCTGGTCGGCGCCCGCACCGGCGATGACGAGGTTATCTGGATGCCGGTCGACACCGGGCAGCCTGCTGCGACAGTCGAATCCGTGCCCGGCACCGACCTCGTCCTGGATGTCGGGGTGCTGCGGCTCGACGGGTATCGCGCGGCCGAGTCCGACGTTCTGACCGGAATCGACGAAGACCGCGCGGCATGCGCGGTCGTGGGCCTGGTGGCCAGCACGACTGCCGGTATCACCCAGTGGTGCGTCGATGTCGTCACCGCGCACCTGCGCACCCGCGAGCAGTTCGGCAAGGTGATCGGTACCTTCCAGGCTCTACAGCACAGCGCGGCGATGCTGTTGGTCAACAGCGAGTTGGCCACCGCGGCGGCCTGGGACGCCGTACGAGCCGCGGATGAGTCGACCGACCAGCACCGGCTCGCCGCGGCCGGGGCGGCGACGATCGCGGTTTCGCCGGTGCCGGACCTGGTGCTCGACGCCCTGACGATGCTCGGTGCCATCGGTTTCACCTGGGAACATGACGTGCACCTGTATTGGCGGCGGGCCATCAGCCTGGCGGGGTCGATCGGTCCGGCCAGTCGCTGGGCCCGACTGCTGGGGCAGCTGGGTTGTGCCCAGCAGCGCGACATGTCGGTCAATCTGGGTGACGCGGAGTCGGAGTTCCGGGCCTGGGTCGCCGAAACACTCGATGCCGCCGAGCAGTTGCGCAATGACACACCCGCACCGCACGGCGACTACGAGGACCAGGCCACCGGGCCGCAGCGCACCTTGATCGCCGACGCCGGCCTCATGGCGCCGCACTGGCCGGCGCCGTGGGGCGTCGATGCGGGTCCCCTCAAACAGCTCATCATCGACGAGGAGTTCGCCAAGCGACCCGGACTGGTTCGGCCATCGTTGAACATCGCCGAGTGGATCCTGCCTTCGGTGTTGGCGGCCGCGCCAAAAGAGCTGCAGGAGAGCCTGATTCCGGCGACACAACGTGGCGACATCCTGTGGTGCCAGCTGTTCAGTGAACCGGGTGCGGGCTCCGACCTCGCGTCGCTGACCACCCGAGCGACCAAGGTCGACGGCGGCTGGCGGATCAACGGCCACAAGATCTGGACGTCGTTGGCACAGTACGCCGACCTCGGTGCGCTGCTGGCGCGCACCGACCCCGAAGCCAGCAAGCACCGCGGCATCGGGTATTTCATCCTCGATATGCGATCGCCCGGGGTCGAGGTGCAGCCGATCAAGACGGCGACCGGCCAGGCGCATTTCAACGAGGTCTTCCTCAACGACGCGTTCGTCCCCGACGACATGCTGCTCGGCGGTCCGACTGACGGCTGGAGTCTCGCGATCGCCACCATGGCTGAAGAGCGTTCCGCCATCAGCGGATACGTGAAGTTCGACCGGGCTGTCGCCCTGCGTCAGCTGGCGACCGAACCCGGCCCCGAGCGTGACGACGCCGAGCGGGCGCTGGGTGAGCTCGACGCCTACACCAACGCCATCCGAGCGCTCGGCGTGCGGGAAACCATTCGTCTGCTCGATGGCCAAGCATCCGGTCCGGCGTCGAGCATTGCCAAGGTCGCGATGAACGTGTTACTGCGGCGCACGTTCGAGGAGACGTTGCGCCTGACCGGACAGACGGTCATGGT